In Calliopsis andreniformis isolate RMS-2024a chromosome 6, iyCalAndr_principal, whole genome shotgun sequence, the genomic window CCGGAAGACTAGTAGTTCTGATGTTCCGTATGATGTATTTGtactgaaaaatgtgaaatagaCCCATGGTCGTCACCCATATGAATTTTCGTAGCGATGGCCATGGTGTCCCAGGCCAGATACCAACAAAATGTAGACCACACTTAACAGTGTAGCTGACTGTAGTCCACGATTTCGTTTCCCGTGACATTACTTTCTTATCCGCCGCCAGTCCACTTTTCAGTTATTAAAACCTACAGGACTGCCTGCTGCTATGATATCAGTGGTGCTTTCGCAACGTCCTAAGGCCGACTAGGAAGTTCATGAAAATTATTGAGAAAACAAAAGTTTGTAGGGGTAGCCCCACGACAGACATACGTGTTGCATTCATCTATAATTCGAGTAAATATTCGTGCATGACTGGCATAAATATTGCAAACGCACAATCATCGTAATGGTGACGGTCTTTCTGAAGATAGACATAATTCTTGCAGTATGGCTAACTCTGTTGCAGTGATGACAAATTTCCATTAAAAATCCATGACAAGCATGAGACACGAAGGCGCATTGTAAATTGATGGCCTCGCGTCTGGATGAAACTTCCAAAGTTTCGAAGGAATAGGAAAAGCTTAGAAAAGAAAGTGTATAGAATCTTCGTGAAACCAGAATTTACTGCAGTGTAAAAATACTTGTGACTTTCTTCCGTGATTTGACGTTCTGACTGAAGAGGTTACAATTTTTTGGAGAAAGGTGGTCATGAAACTCGTGTGCTCAATGGCTGGAATTTATAAGTGAACGTAAAGAGTGTGGATATTCTTCTAAAGCTTGTAAGTACTGTTTTTATCAAATGTTTTAAAGCTTTGGAGGTAATTTGACATTTGTTGGAATATATATTTACTGTACACAGTGTTCCACaataggtgttagaaattttgaaaagtGATTCTACATATCAAAATACGACgaaattgaagaataatgaaacTGCATTTGACGCTTCGTTTTAGAGTTACAAACTAATGACTGAGAAAaggggggcttattctactgatttcgctgtatctaacgtggaacttattctactgattttgctctGTTTGACTTGGCTGGTGTGCAAGGACAGTACAATAAGGCCCAAGTCGAAACACATTTCATACGAATATTaggcattttctcaacaattaataactctgaaacaaaacattaaacgcaattttatctatcttcatttttgtcttattctGCCACGcagaatcaccctttaaaatttctaacacctgtcATCGAACACCTTGTATCTTtgagaaattaaatatttatcaatGCTTTGTTTTATCGTTAGAGAACTAAATTTGTAAATCCAATGATATTTTAATAGATTTAACAACAAATTCTCAAAACTAATCTGCTCTAAATActgttaaattaaaattaattttatcatAACTATGTACGTGTAACTGCTTACAAATTAGCTTCACTCGAGACGATATTGTATGAATACGTCTTTAGTAATGCTTATGTAACTGAACAACAGTATCGactaaaaatttaataaaaatttaaattaaattaggaggagttatttataaaattaatacacTGTTAATAAATTCTTAGACTGcagaaaatataattaatagaaTCAGTGTGGCAAACCACTCTTACAATCAGAAACCCAccttttatactataatataaaCTCGTTATTGGTAACAAGAGATGAACTTATAACGAATGGATTTAGATATTGCAGTAGCTATGTTATTCGAACTCGAGGGCagcatattcttttagatttttatttgctcacATCACATGGAAACTTCGTGTATGTACATAGCCCGTTTGTAATTTTTAACTTGTAGTAATATTCCAACCTTTACCTATCTCTATTCCTTGTGGAAAATACTTCCATCTCCATGACTAGTACATCGCATATAACACTGACATGTAAGATACAGATGCTTTCAACATCTATAAAAAAGAAATGTTAGTTTAATCTTATTTTGTACATTGAATTATATCATTTATAAATGATAATatgttataaatataatatatcatATGAAATTATACACATGTTCAGTGCTGTCTCCAAATATGGTCTGCTGTCTCTGTATTCAATGTATAATCACGATCGATCTTGAAGCTCGACCATATTTTGAGACAAAAATGTATGCTATATTATCTAGtctaaataaaactctatttcCCAATATAATATAATGCTACTACCATATGCaagaataaatatataaattaattctaatttatttaaattctatCTCGACTTTTACCAATTATTCTAAAACATAATTTCCAGGGTACTACTGTatctaaataatttcttatctcAACATATGAAACTaattattttgttatttaaCTTTGTTAATATTTTTAAGGGATATTTCCACTTATGTCAGTATCAATGAATTTAAATGAAACACCTTGTATACGTATGACAGGAGGCATTATAAATGTTTTAGTAACATTTAATAAGTGGCTCGAAAAATTATAGAATTGCTGCCAAACACTATCACTTATGTCTTTGGCAATATCACATTATTGAAATTGGACGACCAGGTTGAATAGACCTCGGAAATGTGTCCTTGTTAGAAACTCATTGAACCGTGAGCCTCTAGCAAGGAGGCATTGTATTCTGTGTATTCCCTATTCGAGTCATTTATGCATAACAATAGTTAATCTTACATTAGCGAAACTTTCTAAAGATAAGTCCCCAAATTTCCCAGTTGTGACTGTCAATCGTTTTTGAGATCTCACCATAAGAAGAAGTATGGCACGAGTTTCGGTAGGCTCGAAGTAGTACCAAAGCGAATCGTATGCAGCAAAGTTAATCGATGTGGTCTGAAAACGagtaacaaataattataactataattatcagATATTTTTGTTATTGTAATTGTTGTACCACTCTATGATAGTATTTCTACTATTAGTTTCTAGGTTCATATACTAACCTTATTGGTGAGATATTCTCCAgcgaaagaaaaaataaatgcCTCTAACGTAATAGCAATATAAAAGAAGCATATTTTTAACATGATCTTAAAGTTTTGATCCGTATTAAACGACTAAAGCAAGATATAAAGTAAGAAATATTTGTTGAattggtattattattataagtttccTTTACCAGTATTTTCTTGCTGTAAGTTCGTACTTGTTATTTCTGTAATTTCTTAGAATAATTCAAAGTAGACAAATTTGGCTTTTATGCTGTTGCACTTTAATAATTATGAAACAATAAAGAGTGCACCTATAACAGCGAACTCTATAAGGATAACAATTTTTACGACACGAATTTATGGCAAGAAAATGCTGTATTAACTTATACCGATATAATTGTTTAAATCACCTTTTGCtaagtaaaattaatataaCTGAATAATGTAatgataatataaatgataatataatataaataaagaagaatGTCTAATATTAACAACGAAAATTAATCTatataaaaaatttataaatgtTACTTACAACTATTATTACAAatcctatagaacaaataatgatcGTGTTGCATAGGAATTGCATCAAAGCAATGTCAGTGAAAAgattttcaatatcttctgAGAAGATAATAAttctataatgtttattaattaAACGTTTTAGAATACTTTTCAACAATCCACGACTTCCTTTCTTGGTAATCATGTTTGCTAGAACATGCTCTATTATTTCCACCTGGCCTCCGACATGAAATACCTAAATATCAttacaaaacataaaataccagcgTTTTTAAGCGTAAAGTACATATTAACGCAATTTTAATACAGTTTTTTCTCGTTATAAAATAAATCCATCATTCTAGCTCTTACTCCTTACAATTCgacttattttattctttttcatAGAGGGGTAAGAAAGAGGACACGCAGCAGTGGCGAGCCATTAATTTCGatccttcttagtccctaactttagCAAAGAAggacaaagtacaataaattttcattatatGTTCGCTAGATTTTATTCGTTACATTATCATCCCAGCCACTTGGAATAAAGAAAGAGAGAGTGTTCGCCTTGAAGCTTGACTCTATAGCAGCGCTGTCCAAGTGATGGTTCACTCGCCCTGTGGACTTTCCCACTGCGTTTCTGTCGTCAGAGAAACTACGCTATAAAGGCTAATATGATATGATAGTGTCTCTTTTGTCAAGAAAGCTCAAACACtatgaatgatatatgtatCAGTGGACTGAAGAAACTATTGGAAGGGGAAGTATAGCGAGGAGTTCCCTCAATGAATAGTGTTGCTCTATAGCAGCGCTGTCCAGGACTCCTCACTTGCCTGCTTCCCCTTCCAACCtttctgttgttccaccaacacATACATCATTCGTAGTGTTTGAGCTTTCTTATAAACAGGGACACTAACATATCATGTCAGCCTGTTCAGCATTAATTTCCTTGACATTGGAATTGGGagtgggagagtccacagagctCCGCGAGCCCTCGCTTGAATAGCACTGCTCTATAGTCTGTAGCTGAACTGTCCAGCCTAGGGTCCATCATACGTCTACTTCCCCTTCCAATGACTACTGTCCCCACAGCGATTCTATGTTGTTATGGAGATACACGACGCTAAAGAGGTGGTCATGGCAAGCTGTATAGTGTGTCTATTGTTCTCCATGACGATGTGAATGAGTGGGGAAATCATCGAGGGCACACGTGCCCTGGTTTGGACAGCTCTAGTGTATAGGCTGGTTCAGGTTAGTCAggttacttggattcaagtgaCTTGAATACAACTAATTTTGGAcaacttgaccaatgtgaatctgttaaggtaaatgtctcaatcACTGACTTTCAAGCAAGTTCAACTTGCTCAGTACGCGATATATGTTCCTGACTGGTCCCAAGCAatgaacatataacgagaattTACTGTAGGTAGAATAAAGTACACGATTCAAAAAGTGCTCAAGACTGGTTTCGAGATATTATCATTTTTGGGGACTAAAACTCGTTTTCAATAAAATGAATACAAGCCTCCAAAATTGCTAATTAAGAGACTAACGTGATAATGAAAAGACTAAAGCTATTTTGtgaataaaattagaaaaagaaTAGAAATCAGCAAAGGAAGTAAATAGTAAATTAGTAACAGTGATtcgaaaaaaataattttctctttTTCAATGAGACGATTCTAATTAATCTTAAAAAAGGTTTACGAATTTTGAATATATAACGTctaaacaatatttttttatgtagataTATTGTACGTGAACTTTTTGCTTTTCTTATAAAGtcgttaaaattattttataacaaGCTAATAACTAAATTAACATGTTTTCTTTACTTTGTATACTTACCAATATAAGGAAAAAGGAATTCAGTAAAGCAATAGCAAACGCAACACTTGACAATTGAAACAGTTGTCCAAGAAACAGACATTGATATATCGGAGTTTCGAAGCTTTCAATTGGAATTTTCATTTTAAGTAATAATTCCGGAGACTTCGGATCGATTTCGTCTTTATCAAGTTCGTAAACTATCTCGATAAATACACCACTGTACACAACTACGGCAATCACATATACACCCAGAATGAGATTTGACCAAAGATTTGAAAGCTTGGCTTTGTTTGTCATAGTCTCTATATTGAATTTAATACTGGAAGAATTAGCCCAATCAGTCTCCATTTCGGTTAACATATTAATCACTAAcctgtaaaatattaaattacatgTAACAAAGAGATTAGTATGTGTTTACCAAGGTTTTGCAAAGTACCTTTTCTTATCCTTTAATAAAGATAGTCCTGTTCTCATAGTTCAAATTGTGGCAAAATATGGGAAATTTCcttcatttttatttctattgatATAAACTGTTATAAATAAATGATTTCAAGGAAGGACACATTAAACCAGAGCTCACACTAATTATTTTGTTAAGTAAAATAGTGAAATAGGTACAGTAGAATCTTGATTGTTGCAATAAAATGAAGCTAACAATGCATACACTTATCGAGGTACACACAATTATTGAGGTAATGTTCAAACCAATCTAATGCTTCCAAATCGGAATCTACACTGCTAGTTTTATTAATAACCTACTAACATAACTTAATAGAATGTAATGAATAAGAGTTGTGCGAAAGTATCGAAATATTCTTACATTATTGTTAAGATCATTTTGCACATGTCGTACCCGCGCCAGAACTTGTGACAAATGACCAAAAAAGAATaaagaattttcaatcttcacttTATTGCGTGGAATATCTCCTAATATATAAACCCTCCATAAAAGCTCGCGAACTTTTATCCAGGGAATACTGCAATTTCCTCTAAATCGATTTTTCTAACTGCGTTTGCACAATATAATGTCTTCATTGCATAAAGAaatcatattttatttaaaatttattctcTCTTTATTAAATTTACCCTCTCGTTCCCTCTTttttgcataaaatgcaaagttgTAAAGAAACTAACCATTTTATTGGATTAGCAAGTATATGAGTTTCCCAAACGTTACTTGTGAACAACTAAGGACAGTGCATAATTAATACCAAAAAAGGCACAGCTTTCGTACCATGTGATTTCACAATACTAAATCTAATATTGGATTGATGTATAAATTCATGCCGCGTCACTGTTTCCCTTTCTTCATGCATCAGAAATATATTTTCTTAtgctataaaacagttttcttaTTTCAAAATGACAAATATCACAAATGTTTTACATTAATAACATTTTCTTTATGAATATCAACGATTCCACGAAGAAAAAAGGGAGAAGTGATGTAGCAGGAACTTATGCATCCCCCCAATATATTATATTCGTGAAATAAAGTAAAACATATCTCACTGATGTTTACTccagaatataatcaactttaAATACAACAATGTGAATGGCAATGTGGTGCTGACACTGTCCACCAACTTTGCCATATCGTTGAAGTCAAGATGCTGGATTATGTACcagtattgaaatatttgagcCGTTGTCATTGAAATTATCCAAGCGAGTCGAAACAGGTACCAATAAGTCGATGGGTAAATCCCAGTCACCCATAATCCAATCTGTACTATGCGACCAATACTGCTGCTGGGCGTCATTTAGGATCAAAATAtttgtacaatatttttaattccGCAATTCCAGCCTGTTAATAACGAACAGACTATTTATTTCTATACAGTATTGCAAATATTACGTTCTGAAATCGAACATATACCAACGACTGAactctgtgaattgaagatgccTTCAAACTGGCACCATACTATGTCTTGCGCATTGCCTACGTTTCGATAAAATATTCATATCGTGCGAAGAAAGATACAAAAACCAAAGTTGCAGCGTTGAATTCGTGAATCTATGATTGAAAAAGAAGAACAAGTTCTGTTTAGTAGTTTTGTCCTCCTGCATTCAAAATTTAAGAATACGCTGTGGCGTCTCATGGTTTCCTGTAACAGGCAAAGGGGGCATTGGAGGACACGTCAGAGAAGTGACAAGAGAAACACTAGTGTAAGTCTAAGGGAAACTTGTTAAGCATAAGTTTAAACATAAGTACAAATTTACAGCACAGTGGAAAGTGAACTTACGTGAGCATCAGTCCTTCAACGATGGCGCATTTTTACTAGCAGGAGTACTCTGcaaatagaaatgaaaattacgtCAATTAGAAAGTTTGTGTGTTCTAAGTGAAATGATACATACACATTTGCTAATTATTAGAacattttttttcttaaattgTACACAGAACCGTGGCACATT contains:
- the LOC143180228 gene encoding odorant receptor 47a-like, yielding MQFLCNTIIICSIGFVIIVSFNTDQNFKIMLKICFFYIAITLEAFIFSFAGEYLTNKTTSINFAAYDSLWYYFEPTETRAILLLMVRSQKRLTVTTGKFGDLSLESFANMLKASVSYMSVLYAMY